The following are from one region of the Hyphomicrobium album genome:
- a CDS encoding cobalamin biosynthesis protein has product MIVAGIGCRRGATVEAVLEAIAAAIAQNNVTAPQLVGLAVPEEKLCEAGIIAAADRLALPVIGVSPADLARVGDGFLTFSERVQSLKGVPSVAEAAALAAAGAGARLIAARTTTPTVTCALATGSGA; this is encoded by the coding sequence ATGATCGTCGCCGGGATAGGCTGTCGCCGCGGCGCAACCGTCGAGGCGGTGCTCGAAGCGATCGCTGCGGCGATCGCGCAGAACAACGTCACGGCCCCGCAACTCGTTGGACTCGCGGTGCCCGAGGAGAAATTGTGTGAAGCGGGCATCATTGCCGCTGCTGACAGGCTCGCGCTTCCGGTCATCGGCGTCTCGCCTGCAGACCTCGCGCGCGTAGGCGACGGCTTCCTGACCTTTTCCGAGCGCGTGCAATCTCTGAAGGGAGTTCCGTCCGTCGCCGAGGCTGCGGCGCTTGCCGCCGCCGGAGCCGGCGCCCGGCTCATAGCTGCCCGCACGACCACGCCGACGGTCACCTGCGCTCTGGCGACAGGAAGCGGTGCATGA
- the cobA gene encoding uroporphyrinogen-III C-methyltransferase, with amino-acid sequence MTDLAFPEFRPGEVWLVGAGPGDPRLLTLMALHALRSGDVIVHDELIDKRVLSLAAPGTAIQGAGKRGGTPSPHQSDINEHLIALAREGRKVVRLKGGDPFVFGRGGEEAQALAHAGIRFRVVPGITSGLAAAALAGIPATTRETNHAVILATGHRALDETSVRDWEAMARTGQPIILYMAMSNLARIAEVFLGAGLAADTPVAIIASATYAEERLLETELGRAAQDARDNGIGAPAIVAVGSVVGVRRHLLHALLQGEA; translated from the coding sequence ATGACTGACCTTGCGTTTCCCGAGTTCCGCCCCGGCGAGGTCTGGTTGGTCGGTGCCGGTCCGGGCGACCCGCGGCTGCTGACGCTCATGGCGCTACACGCGCTGCGCTCGGGCGACGTGATCGTACACGACGAGCTGATCGATAAGCGCGTGCTCAGCCTGGCCGCGCCCGGCACTGCGATCCAGGGCGCCGGAAAGCGCGGCGGCACCCCCTCACCCCATCAGTCCGACATCAACGAGCATCTGATCGCGCTCGCCCGCGAGGGCCGCAAGGTCGTGCGCTTGAAGGGCGGTGATCCGTTCGTATTCGGGCGGGGCGGTGAGGAAGCCCAAGCCCTCGCCCATGCCGGCATCCGCTTCCGCGTCGTGCCGGGCATCACCTCGGGGCTCGCCGCCGCGGCCCTGGCCGGCATTCCCGCGACGACGCGCGAAACCAATCACGCGGTCATCCTGGCCACCGGTCATCGCGCGCTGGACGAGACGTCGGTGCGCGATTGGGAGGCGATGGCGCGCACCGGACAACCCATCATCCTCTACATGGCGATGTCGAATCTGGCCCGGATCGCTGAAGTGTTCCTCGGCGCCGGCTTGGCGGCGGATACGCCGGTCGCCATCATCGCGTCGGCGACCTACGCGGAGGAGCGCCTGCTCGAGACCGAGCTCGGACGCGCGGCACAAGATGCGCGCGACAACGGCATCGGTGCACCGGCCATTGTCGCTGTCGGAAGTGTCGTGGGTGTGCGCAGGCACCTACTTCATGCGCTTCTCCAGGGGGAGGCATGA
- the cobM gene encoding precorrin-4 C(11)-methyltransferase gives MTVHFIGAGPGAPDLITVRGRDLIATCPVCLYAGSLVPQAVLAHCPPAARIVDTAPLSLDEIIAEMQRASERAEDVARLHSGDLSIWSALGEQLRRLDALGIPYTVTPGVPAFAAAAAALRQELTLPEVTQSVVLTRTPGRASSMPPRETLAAFAATGATLAVHLSIHVLDEVVAALKPFYGDACPVAVVYRATWPDERVIRATLDSISEAVAESGPVERTALILVGPALGAKNFSDSALYSKDYERRFRRSADD, from the coding sequence ATGACGGTTCATTTCATCGGCGCCGGGCCGGGCGCCCCCGACCTCATTACCGTCCGCGGGCGCGACCTCATCGCAACGTGCCCCGTCTGTCTCTATGCCGGGTCGCTGGTGCCGCAAGCGGTGCTCGCTCATTGTCCTCCAGCTGCACGCATCGTGGACACCGCACCGCTGTCGCTCGACGAGATCATAGCGGAGATGCAACGTGCCTCTGAGCGCGCAGAGGACGTCGCCCGACTGCATTCGGGCGACCTTTCGATCTGGAGTGCCCTCGGCGAGCAGCTCCGCCGTCTTGACGCGCTTGGCATCCCTTACACCGTCACGCCGGGCGTCCCCGCATTCGCCGCCGCCGCAGCGGCGCTAAGGCAGGAGTTGACCTTGCCGGAGGTGACACAGTCGGTGGTGCTCACCCGTACGCCGGGACGCGCATCGAGCATGCCGCCGCGCGAAACCCTCGCCGCCTTCGCCGCCACCGGCGCCACGCTTGCCGTGCATTTGTCGATCCACGTGCTCGACGAGGTCGTCGCCGCACTGAAGCCGTTCTACGGCGATGCTTGTCCCGTCGCGGTTGTCTATCGCGCGACGTGGCCGGACGAACGCGTCATCCGCGCGACCCTCGACAGCATTTCAGAAGCCGTAGCTGAAAGCGGTCCTGTCGAGCGTACGGCACTCATTCTCGTCGGTCCCGCGCTCGGCGCTAAGAATTTTTCCGACAGCGCCCTCTACTCCAAGGACTACGAACGACGCTTCCGCCGGAGCGCCGATGACTGA
- the cbiE gene encoding precorrin-6y C5,15-methyltransferase (decarboxylating) subunit CbiE, with product MAIPERSVEPTPHGAQRWLSIIGIGEDGVEGLSPVARQLIAAAELVVGGERHLTLADSLIKGRRLTWPNPIEGAFPQILASRGGPVAVIASGDPYHFGIGKQLAALVASNEILCLPQPSAFSLAAARMGWALQDVQTLSLHGRDLRGIVRHLHPGARILALSWDSATPAKLATLLTERQLGASRLTVLERMGGPRERIHRSTAAVGFDSSNIDALNTIALEVVGQPSALAPTFSSGRNDDLFANDGQLTKREVRAITLASLAPRYGELLWDIGLGAGSVALEWLLADRSLRAIGIEEHSERAANAARNAATLGTPELQIVTGRAPDALAGLQPPDAVFIGGGLGDGVLAAAWTALKPGGRIVANAVTLEGEATLFSAFQQFGGELTRIELARANKIGNLWGWRSAMPVTHWLAVKP from the coding sequence ATGGCAATTCCTGAAAGATCGGTTGAACCCACGCCCCACGGCGCACAGCGATGGCTAAGCATCATCGGCATCGGCGAGGATGGTGTTGAGGGACTTTCACCGGTGGCGCGCCAGTTGATCGCTGCCGCCGAGCTGGTCGTCGGCGGCGAGCGGCATCTTACGCTTGCGGACTCGCTGATCAAGGGCAGGCGTCTCACATGGCCGAACCCCATCGAGGGCGCCTTCCCTCAGATCCTGGCGAGCCGCGGCGGTCCGGTCGCCGTTATCGCTTCGGGCGATCCCTATCACTTTGGCATCGGCAAGCAGCTCGCGGCCCTGGTCGCGTCAAATGAGATACTTTGCCTTCCGCAACCCTCAGCGTTTTCGCTCGCCGCCGCGCGCATGGGGTGGGCACTGCAGGACGTGCAGACCCTGTCGCTGCATGGCCGCGACCTGCGCGGTATCGTACGTCATCTCCATCCCGGTGCGCGCATCCTCGCGCTTTCGTGGGACAGCGCTACGCCGGCTAAGCTCGCCACCCTCCTTACCGAGCGCCAGCTCGGCGCCTCGCGCCTGACCGTCCTGGAACGCATGGGTGGGCCACGCGAGCGCATCCATCGGAGTACTGCTGCGGTGGGCTTTGACAGCAGCAACATCGATGCGCTCAACACGATTGCGCTGGAGGTCGTCGGCCAGCCGTCGGCGCTAGCGCCGACATTCTCAAGCGGCCGCAACGACGACCTCTTCGCCAATGACGGTCAACTGACCAAACGCGAGGTGCGCGCGATTACACTCGCCTCGCTCGCGCCGCGCTACGGTGAACTCCTTTGGGACATTGGTCTGGGCGCCGGCTCGGTCGCCCTCGAATGGCTACTCGCCGATCGAAGCCTGCGCGCCATCGGCATCGAGGAGCACTCGGAGCGCGCAGCGAACGCCGCCCGCAATGCCGCCACGCTCGGGACCCCGGAATTGCAAATCGTGACCGGCCGCGCGCCCGACGCACTTGCTGGACTTCAGCCTCCCGATGCCGTGTTCATCGGCGGGGGCCTGGGTGATGGCGTGCTCGCCGCCGCTTGGACTGCCTTGAAGCCCGGCGGCCGCATAGTCGCCAATGCCGTGACGCTCGAAGGGGAAGCGACGCTGTTTTCCGCCTTCCAGCAGTTCGGCGGCGAGCTTACGCGCATAGAGCTGGCGCGCGCCAACAAGATCGGCAACCTTTGGGGCTGGCGGTCGGCGATGCCGGTTACGCATTGGCTGGCGGTGAAGCCATGA